One Dromiciops gliroides isolate mDroGli1 chromosome 3, mDroGli1.pri, whole genome shotgun sequence DNA segment encodes these proteins:
- the LOC122750840 gene encoding interleukin-18-binding protein codes for MDIREPRTEGPQVQSKISSFIVPMLLMPILGLALAQDAVPLCPEQDLDVMVTRTESEMSMNGTLILSCRGCSHFAHSSFLYWLGNRSFIEHLPGKLREDETRRHRQSGLTWLRRDLILEELSPALQSTNFSCVLVDPAQVTQRHVVLAQLWETDMRASQIPILGHQPGSAGPVTPATTFRIGEESQPADPMASDQA; via the exons ATGGACATTAGGGAGCCCAGGACAGAAG GCCCCCAGGTCCAGTCTAAGATAAGCTCATTTATCGTCCCAATGCTGCTGATGCCGATACTGGGCTTGGCCCTGGCCCAGGATGCAG TGCCGCTGTGCCCAGAGCAGGACCTGGATGTGATGGTGACAAGGACAGAGTCTGAGATGTCAATGA atgggACGCTGATCCTGTCCTGCAGAGGCTGCAGTCACTTTGCCCACTCGAGTTTCCTGTACTGGCTGGGCAACCGTTCCTTCATAGAACACTTACCGGGCAAACTACGGGAGGACGAGACTCG GAGGCATCGACAGAGCGGGTTAACCTGGCTACGCCGAGACCTCATACTGGAGGAACTGAGCCCCGCTCTGCAAAGCACCAACTTCTCCTGCGTTCTGGTGGACCCAGCCCAGGTCACTCAGCGCCACGTGGTCTTGGCCCAGCTCTGG GAGACTGATATGAGAGCATCTCAAATCCCAATCCTCGGCCACCAGCCAGGGAGTGCCGGCCCAGTCACACCGGCGACAACTTTCAGAATTGGGGAAGAATCCCAGCCGGCCGATCCAATGGCATCAGACCAGGCCTGA